The Candidatus Paceibacterota bacterium genomic sequence TTTTCTCCGAGAAAAATAAATAAGGTCGATTTAGCAGATTTAACATAATAGAATTTAGGAATTTGGATGAAATTCGAGACGCGAGTGAGTGAGAAGCGATGGGTATCGCTTCGCAAGACCTTGAGCGTTTTGTAATCAAAATGCGAAAGGTGTACAGCTCCTGTAAGGAGTTGCGACAAGACAAGACTTTCGACGAAGAAGTTCGCCAAATTCGTAAATTATAAACATATGAATAAAGCAGGAATAGTAGATATGGTCCACATGAAGCTCGGCACCACAAAAGTACAAGCAGAACAGCTCGTTGATACGATGCTCGATGGCATTGTAGGTTCTCTCAAGAAAGGAGAAGAAGTTTCTATAGCAGGTCTTGGTATCTTTTCAGTAAAACAGCGAGCAGCTAGACAAGCTCGAAACCCTCGAACTGGCGAATCTATCCAGGTTGCAGCGATGAAGGTTCCGAAATTCCGCGCAGCTAAAGCTTTGAAGGATGCCGTTAAATAAGACTTCTGTCTTTATTTAAACAAAAAAACCGCTTTAGGGCGGTTTTTTTGTTTGAGTAAAATAAGAGAGCGCGTTGAGATATCTCAACGCGCTCTTGCTCTAATACAATTCTTTCACCTTGCGAGGAGTGAACCTGTCATTCGCATAATACACTTCCGGAGAAAAATTGGGCTTTTTCCGAAATTTTTCAAACTCACGAAAACCACATCCCGCTCGCGTCGTCTCCTTAAGTACAAATTTCACCAGCTCATGTGGGCTAAGCCAGCAAGTTTGATCAGCATCGGTATCAGTGAAAACAAATGAGCGAGTGATGAGCTCATGCGGACAAAGTACCGAAGAAATATTGAAGACGAGCATGGAAAGCTCTTTTTGCCGCTTCACCTCTCGTCTCATATACCCCTTCACCTTTTCCATTGTCTTGCACCAAGATTGATGCACGAGCGGATAATACTTGTCGGACATGCCTCCAAACAAGATGCATGCCGTTTTCCCCCGCCAATATGTATGCAGATTAGTTGTCGCATTCACAAAGGCATCGAAAGTGAGCTTTGTAACCTCATCGTTCACGCCGTCACCGTCCCGGTCATTTTCTACCGTAATCACCCCTTTGTGATTTACTTCAAACGGGAAAAGTCCGATTGCGTGTACATAGACGATTTCATCTACCCCATAATCCATATGCCGGAATAAAGACGAGTAATCGTTCTCTCTTCCGATCGAACAGATCAGCGTACGGAGAGGCAACTTTCCGTTTCGGAGAAAATCTTTTACTGGTCGCGCCTTGCGACTGATGCCGTAAACAACGGTATTCTCATCGTGAGCATACTCCGCAAGAAGTGCGCTCCCAATGGCGCCAGTAACTCCAGAGATAACAACAATTCTTTTTTTCATTTCTTCTTCTCCTTTGCACAAATGATCGAGATCTCGAAGGGCGCGAAACAAATGCCAAGTGTCCACCTGAAATCCGATGAATCCCGAAGGGCATCAGGAAATGAAAAGGCGAAAACATACGGTAGAGCTAGCGCGATGAGCATAGTAAAGAAGACAAGAAACTTCCAATACCAACGCTCGTTCACCTCCGAAAAGTGTTTATAGTTAAGCCAGCAAAGAACCAGCTCAACCACGTAGACAGCAACCAAAACAACGAGCAGTTCTTCTTTATTCATGTTTTGCCCCCTTTCTGTTTTGAACCATTTTCTCCATTACCCCATTGGCAAGGATTTGTTTTCAATGTCCGAACCGTAGCTACTGTAGCAGATATATTTGACACTCTCAATTTTGTATGCTTTTATGTTAATAAAGTAAAAAGATTTTTTACTTTCCTATATACTTATAAGCATGGATTTCCTAAAACCTCATAAAATTGAAGACCTTATTATGAGCCTCCTTACCCAAGGAGAGAGGTCTACGAGCGCCCTTCTTGGAGAAATACGAGGCATTCGGAAGACCACCAAACAAGGCTTTTATGCTTCACTTCGAAAATTAAAAGAAGAAGATGTGATCCTTATTTACAAAAAACGAGTGTCGCTCAACACTGTTTGGATAAAAAAGATGAAAGATACTTTTAATGCCGTGAGTAAGACCTACACAATCGAACAGGATTCATTTGACGTGTTGAGTCTTCAAGACAAAGAGAGTCTCACCTATTCTTTTTCTACAATAAAAAATCTCGATACATTTTGGGGACATTCACAAAATATTCTTTTACATAATACAAATCCAGATGACGCAATTTATGTTTTCGATCCTCACTACTGGTTTTATATCGCCCGCAAAGAAACGGAAACTTCGCTTCTCAAAGAAATAGTCGAAAACAAACGGCAGTTTCTGATAAATGTCGGAGGAGATACTCCGTTAGATAAAATAATAAAGTCTGATTTCAACAATGACTACCTCCAATACAGCCACAAGAAAGTTTTTGAGAAAGAAAATTACTATATTACTGTTGTCGGAGATTACATCAGCGAAGTTTTTCTCGACGAAAAGACAGCACAGAGAATAGATGACTTGTATAAGTCTGCGGAAACAATCAATGATCATGTTATCGCCACACTTAAGTCCCGTCTTCTGGCAAAAGTGAAGAGCAAAATAAAAATTTCCAAGAATAAAGCTCGGGCAGAGAGGTTAAAGAAGATGCTCGGGAAGGATTTTTATATAATCCGGGAGAAAAATACTTGAAATAACCACTCACATTTTCGGGTAATATATGCGGCCTAACCCCATGAAAAATCCGTGCAAAACCCTTATGGTGTATAACAAAATGCTTTTAAAACAAGTTCAGTCTAAATTATACGCAAAGAAAAAACCTGTCGCGCCGGATGAATCTGCGCGCTCACGCCAGAATCGAGCAGAAAATGAACTTATTTCGGTATGAAAGCCTTCGCGCTTCGCCACGCCATTTCAAACATTGTCTTCATAGTGGTCGCGATGGTCACGTCTTCGATGCGGACAACGAACAAATTAAACTCCTGAAGCCGGAAAAAGCAGACGACGTTGTCATAAATAACACTGTCGTTGAATACCGGACCACTCGCCAAACGCGCGCTGTAATTTTCTCCGGCTGTCACTGCCCATCTTTTCGCACTCGCTCTTGCGTCCGGTGTGTCGGCGAGAATTTCTCTAGTAAAAATTTTATTATCTATCGTCGCTTGATTTATTTTTCGGTACGCATCGGGAAATATTTTTTCAACTGAAGAAAGATCGGACCAAAAAATAAGTTCCCGAGTTTTTTTCATCTCTTCATAAATATGAAAAAGTCCTTTCTCTCCTTCAAAGACTTGCACGCCCGGTCTTCCCTGTTCCGATTGTTGTAAAATTTCAAGCTCATGAATTTGTTTTTTAAACGAGCTGACATTTTCTTCAAGTTTGTTCTCGACCGCTTTCGGCGAGAGCGCCTGATAATATTCTTTTTTGCCGATTGTGATTTTATGAATGAATCCGCTTTTTAGCATCTCTTCCAGGTACACGTACACAGTCGGACGTTTCAGTTCGCATTTAGTGGAGATATTTTTCACTGATGACGTGCCCAAAGCCAAAGTAGCCATATAGACTTTGGCCTGTTTTTCATTGAGTCCAAGGGTTTGAAGTGCTTGTATCATCCCCTAATCCTATCCTGTTTGATTATAAATGTCAATAAATCTGACATATTTTATCCTACATTTCTATATTTATAGGCCTATTTTAGTTATCTTTAACTCATTTCTTCTGCTCTTTTTGACATATCTAGGATTCGTTGTAAAGTTATTGCAGTAGTACATTGACACACGGACTGTTCCGTGGTCTGAAGAAAAATGACATTTTGGCCTAAGGGCCGGAAGGATTGGTGACATCGTGTCAAACGAAGAGAAACTGCGGCTGGAAAATCTGGAGAAAAGAATTAAGGGAATGTTCAGCATACTTCCTCTCCATGATCAGAAAATCATCGAGTCAAAATACGGTCCCATAAAGGATTGGACGCTCGATACCATCCGGAACATAGAGACGACTGGGTTCAATCAAGTCTCTTATCCGTGTCAGTAGAAGTGGGGGGATTCTAAAAAAATCCCCCATCTTATCAAGTCCGCAAGCGCTTGTGGACTTGTAGGAAAAATTACTCATAAGCATATTAAAAATGAATAAGAAAATAATTATAGGAATTGTTCTCGTCCTACTTGTCACTCTAGGAATTGGGATCGCAAAGTACAATGCCGGTAGTAGAAACACTGCCGCATTGGAACTCTCAGGGACTATAAAAGTCGGAGCAGCGCTTGGTCTCACCGGTGAATGTGCAAACTACGGTGAGGGAGAACTCAAAGCCGCGCGACTCGCCATAGATGAGGCAAATAAAAGCGGTGGAATCTTGGGAAGAAAACTCGAGCTCATCACAGAGGATACGCAATGTAGTCCGAAAGGTTCAGTGAATGCGATAAGAAAACTCATTGACATCAACAAAGCAGAAGCCATCGTCGGACTCACCTTTGGCGATAGCTTCCAAGCAGGATACACAATAAACAATCCTGCGCACATTGTTGCAGTTTCTCCCTCGACAGCTCTCGAAGCTCTCGCGTACAACAACGCTTCGACTGACTACGTCTTCTCAACTTGGTTTTCCGAAAGAGACGAGATCCAAGCGCTCCAGAAACGAGCAAAAGAGATGAACATAAAGAAATTTGTGCTCTTCCATGATGAGGATGCATTTGCAAGCATGCTTTCATCACTCTGGAATACGTATGCGAAAGAGAACGGCCTAACGATTGTGAAGGAATACAAAGTTCCTGTCGGCTACGATGATTACCGAACAATCATCCTGAAAATGAAAGCAGATAACCCCGAGGGAATAGCTTTCTTCGCACAAACTCAAGCTACGCGAGCGAAGTTCATGAAAGAAGCTAAAGAACTTGGCCTTAATGCGCAGATCTTCCAAAGTGC encodes the following:
- a CDS encoding helix-turn-helix domain-containing protein — its product is MIQALQTLGLNEKQAKVYMATLALGTSSVKNISTKCELKRPTVYVYLEEMLKSGFIHKITIGKKEYYQALSPKAVENKLEENVSSFKKQIHELEILQQSEQGRPGVQVFEGEKGLFHIYEEMKKTRELIFWSDLSSVEKIFPDAYRKINQATIDNKIFTREILADTPDARASAKRWAVTAGENYSARLASGPVFNDSVIYDNVVCFFRLQEFNLFVVRIEDVTIATTMKTMFEMAWRSAKAFIPK
- a CDS encoding ABC transporter substrate-binding protein, yielding MNKKIIIGIVLVLLVTLGIGIAKYNAGSRNTAALELSGTIKVGAALGLTGECANYGEGELKAARLAIDEANKSGGILGRKLELITEDTQCSPKGSVNAIRKLIDINKAEAIVGLTFGDSFQAGYTINNPAHIVAVSPSTALEALAYNNASTDYVFSTWFSERDEIQALQKRAKEMNIKKFVLFHDEDAFASMLSSLWNTYAKENGLTIVKEYKVPVGYDDYRTIILKMKADNPEGIAFFAQTQATRAKFMKEAKELGLNAQIFQSADIEYPSLLENFGSAMEGIIYTFPEVTGESKSFFDRFKAFYGEDSVGGSDANAYDATRVIIATLTEHYKNGTDMKTAVEKTNIPGTAFKEIKFDEAHQVTGSKYIIKTVRDGKFVEVK